One Vicinamibacterales bacterium genomic window, GACGCCGGCAAGCAGTAATCGCATGACGAACCCCTCGGGCGCATCTTAACCGGATCCGGTTCCCGGTTCAGGACTCCCGACTCCCGACTCCCGGCTAGAATCGGGAGATATGTCCGTTCGCGACGTCATCATCATCGGGGCCGGGCCGTCCGGGCTCGCCACCGCCATTGCCGCCAAGCACTTCGGCCTCGACTACCTCGTCCTCGAAAAGGGCGCGCTTGTGGACGCCATTGCGCGGTTTCCCACCAACATGGTGTTCTTCACCACGCCGGAGCTGCTGGAAATCGGTGGCATCCCGCTGACCACGCCGTACGACAAGCCGACGCGGACGGAGGCCTTGCGCTACTACCGGAAGGTGGTGGACGTGTTTCAGCTGCAGGTGTCGCTGTTCGAGGAAGTGACCGAGGTCGAGGCTGAGGCGGACTGTTTCGTCGTCCACACCCGGAACGCGCGCGGCGTGACGCGGGTGCGCGAGGCGCGCAACGTGGTGCTGTCGATGGGCTACTACGGCGCGCCGGTGATGCTGGACATCCCCGGCGAGGATCTGCCGCACGTCTCGCACTTCTACCGGGAAGCCCACCCCTATTACCGGCAACGCGTGGTGATTGTCGGCGGCAAGAACTCGGCGGCCGAAGCGGCGCTCGAGATCCATCGTGCCGGCGGACACGTGACGATCGTGCACCGCGGTGCGGCGTTCGGCGACTCGATCAAGTACTGGGTGAAGCCCGACATCGAGAACCGCGTGAAAGAAGGCTCCATCGCCGCCCACTTCAACGCCAACATCGCCGAGATTCGCCCGACCGAGGTGGTGCTCGATTCGGGGCAGACCCTGCCGGCCGAGGCGGTGTTGCTGCTGACGGGCTATCGCGCCGATCCGGAGTTCATGCGGAAGATCGGCGTCGAGATCAATCCCGAGACGCTGGAGCCGCGGTACCACGCGGACACCTACGAGACCAATGTTCCCGGGTTGTTCGTCGCGGGCGGGCAGCTGGCGGGGAAGAAGACGGGAACCGTGTTCATCGAGAACGGCCGGCTTCACGGCGAGGTGATCGCGAAGACGCTGGCCGCCC contains:
- a CDS encoding YpdA family putative bacillithiol disulfide reductase yields the protein MSVRDVIIIGAGPSGLATAIAAKHFGLDYLVLEKGALVDAIARFPTNMVFFTTPELLEIGGIPLTTPYDKPTRTEALRYYRKVVDVFQLQVSLFEEVTEVEAEADCFVVHTRNARGVTRVREARNVVLSMGYYGAPVMLDIPGEDLPHVSHFYREAHPYYRQRVVIVGGKNSAAEAALEIHRAGGHVTIVHRGAAFGDSIKYWVKPDIENRVKEGSIAAHFNANIAEIRPTEVVLDSGQTLPAEAVLLLTGYRADPEFMRKIGVEINPETLEPRYHADTYETNVPGLFVAGGQLAGKKTGTVFIENGRLHGEVIAKTLAARLRAPE